Proteins co-encoded in one Treponema sp. J25 genomic window:
- a CDS encoding PQQ-binding-like beta-propeller repeat protein: MQKKNIVGYSVIPLFVIFLYILLASQPIPEEVSLAPHWIVDLTALSAQGPETPPSQGVVPFKSGSFFGYIGVDGKGGGLLPVNGAVTYSRNWWIDFVDPSRPITLRNPSRTIQTPIEQVPGYPFFLEDRLFFIDEEQRSLFRYTEEGKFLWFYAFPGICTGLSSGTNRLVAGTLEGLLVVLDVTNGKELYRFEPGGSRRSLILSSAISKNDTYIALVAGLEPQRFLVLEQFKNTYKVLYHRYLSFNYRRPVWCTIVKNEWVLYEQPEGIGIFHLFSKKFWFLSFPEKYRLYRIQKIGGTEQQGIVGVLLSQEKNHALLTIRLPDTILGIAPYEAGETDLTTVQDTFYLSSDTRFISFSFIEGR; this comes from the coding sequence ATGCAAAAAAAAAATATAGTAGGATATAGTGTTATACCTCTTTTTGTTATATTTCTGTATATTCTTCTTGCCTCTCAACCAATACCGGAGGAAGTAAGTCTGGCACCCCATTGGATAGTAGACCTTACCGCCTTGTCAGCCCAGGGCCCAGAAACTCCCCCATCTCAAGGAGTTGTCCCCTTTAAAAGCGGTTCTTTCTTTGGCTATATAGGGGTAGATGGGAAAGGAGGAGGGCTGCTTCCGGTGAATGGTGCGGTAACTTATTCCCGGAACTGGTGGATTGATTTTGTCGACCCTTCCCGTCCGATTACCCTGCGCAATCCTTCGAGAACTATCCAGACCCCAATCGAACAAGTACCGGGGTACCCCTTTTTTTTAGAGGACCGGCTTTTTTTTATCGATGAAGAACAGCGTTCTCTTTTTCGCTACACCGAAGAGGGGAAGTTCCTCTGGTTCTACGCGTTTCCGGGCATATGCACCGGTCTTTCCAGTGGGACCAATCGTCTTGTGGCGGGGACCCTCGAAGGGTTGCTCGTGGTGCTGGATGTTACCAATGGTAAAGAACTGTATAGATTTGAACCGGGGGGATCTCGGCGTTCCCTTATCCTCTCTTCGGCTATTTCCAAAAATGATACGTATATTGCCCTCGTAGCGGGACTTGAACCCCAGCGATTTCTCGTTCTCGAACAATTCAAAAACACCTACAAGGTGTTATACCATAGGTACCTTTCTTTTAATTATCGACGGCCCGTGTGGTGCACCATCGTAAAAAATGAATGGGTTCTCTACGAACAACCCGAGGGCATTGGTATTTTCCACCTCTTTTCCAAAAAATTCTGGTTCCTTTCTTTCCCGGAAAAATACCGTCTGTACCGGATCCAGAAAATAGGTGGAACAGAACAACAGGGAATAGTGGGTGTACTTCTTTCCCAAGAAAAAAATCATGCTCTCCTTACCATCCGGTTACCCGATACTATTCTCGGCATAGCTCCCTATGAAGCGGGGGAAACCGACCTTACGACCGTCCAAGATACTTTTTATCTTTCCTCGGATACTCGCT